Genomic segment of Eriocheir sinensis breed Jianghai 21 unplaced genomic scaffold, ASM2467909v1 Scaffold718, whole genome shotgun sequence:
TAATATTCAcagaagccagtcagtcagttcgtcaatAATAACAAACTTTCCCTTTTCAGTAGTCAGTGTTTCCGTAACGATATGATTTTGAGGTTCATGTTTTTTGAGTTGTCTAAAGATCTTCCGTACCATTCATGAAAGCCACCTAGTCATTTCATCAATAATAacaacctttcctcttcttatcgttATCACTATTCCGGTAGCGACATGGTTACTCTAGTGTCCTAAGCCTCAAAAAACACTGTTGTGAGAGTTGGTAATCCTCCTATGCCAACACCTCCTTCACGTGTGTTCAGAAAGCAatcacatcccttttcttttcccgtaGCGACATGGTTACTCTAGTGTCCTAAGCCTCAAAAAACGCTGTTGTGAGAGTTGGTAATCCTCCTATGCCAACACCTCCTTCACGTGTGTTCAGAAAGCAatcacatcccttttcttttGGCACCcagtttttcctcatttccaggtTGTCACATAGAATTGCCAGTCCTGCACCAACACTACTGGCACGTCTGTTCAGAAAGCAATCACAACCCTTTTTCTTTTGGCACCcagtttttcctcatttccaggtTGTCCCATAGAGTTGCCAGTCCTGCACCAACACTACTGGCACGTCTGTTCATAAAGCAATCAcaacccttttctttctctaaccaGTTTTCCTCACTCCTCCAGGTTGTCCCTTACACACCACGCGCAGCTCCTATGAAATTCCCTCGCACACCTTTGCCTCAAGTAATACCCACGTCGGAGCTCATCCCGAGGCCAATACTACGGCATACCTCACTTAGCAACGACAGGAAGCCTCGGTCCGTCAGCTGGGAGTACGGTGGAGAGCccgggggagggaggtgggacgCAGGCAACCACAACCCAACACCCCAACGGCACTACATCACCCTCGACGCCCAGCCCGTCCGCCACGACCCTGGGGATGTCTATAGCATCTCCCAAGGCTTCGACTCCTGGGGGAATGACATGCAGAGACCCCAGGAGCCTACCAATGCCCTCTGGCGAGACGCTCCCTGGGCAGATAATAACATATACGAGTGGCGCCGATAATGTGATACTTAGGAAGGTTATATTCTTACACAATTCAATGCCCAAGTACATATATTTGAtgaggctttcgtaagagttgtgggaatttccatgggtagttttgtgaccctggtggtagttcgaccattcttctgtaccgtgaacctaaaaagacacccatgagaacctgattgatctcctcttcggcctctggaaataggtgatgtaagaggagaacgcgtctgagcataccgtgggcattcccatgggtagttttgtgaccctggtggtagtttgacccttcttttgtaccgtgaacctaagaagacacccatgagaacctgattgatctcctcttcggcctctggaaatagttgatgtaagaggaggacgcgtctgagcataccgtgggcatttccatgggtagttttgtgaccctggtggtagtttgaccattcttctgtaccgtgaacctaaaaagacactcatgagaacccgattgatctccttttcggcctctggaaataggtgatgtgagaggaggaagagtctgaGCATGCCGACCTTCTTATGCTGAACCTAAAGACTCCTATCACttgcagaaaacaagaaaacaagccatgCATGTTCGAAGCCAGCAGAACGAGTAGCACGACTGACATATATACCACGCTGCCAAAAACAGGATGCATATGAAGTGAAAGAAACATGGAATTGAAGACAAAAGAAGCCAAGTTTAGTAAGGCTTCCATATTCTTCCTTTCCAACGCGAGgattcacaaaaaaaaagaaaaaaaaaaaaaccgtttgaGGTTCCCGATTCTTTACGAGTGTTCATATTAAGTGGAAAACACGACTGCCTAAGAAAATGTCACCTAAATAGTTATTGCTACGTAAGATTGCCACCGATAAAAACAACCGTATGAGGAATTAGTCACCAAAACACACTTGTGACACCGTTGGAAAAATATGTGAGAatagaaactaaaaaaaacaagaacttaAAACTCCTGAATCAGTCATTAACACGTAGGAATGACACCACCAACACGATATTCCTAACTTTcaacaaacaagacaaaaacagtGTACTTGGAAAGTGTACTTGGAAAATGTACTTGGTAAATGTCATGTCTTGGTTAAATGTCATGTACTTGGAAAATGCCACTTCAATATGAGTAGAATATCGTGAGTTTTAGAAGAAGTAAATCTTCCTGAAGTGACTCGTTACAAAGTCGTATATTGTGTTTGACGTGTGAACtcgaggaaacgaagaaaattaATTAGTTTGAAGGTGGACTGCTGTGAATCCTTTTGAGGGAAGAAGACTGATGTGTGTCCTGAGAAACTTACATATCAAACATTATATAGACTAAATAACTACCATGAGTAAAAATGCTAGAATAACAAACATATTTTTAGCATCATACATTTTCCCACACGTACAAGACAGTACAAGAAAcggtacactattttttttttacaacaaaggagacagctcaagggcacaaaaaaggaaacaataataaaaaagcccactattcgctgctcctaactatttttttattcagAAACACATACTATTAAAGGATGCAAAGATTTATATGTATTAGAGTCATGTACAAACTGTAGAAATGTTTAGGTTTACAAAATCATGCGGatcattgtaattttttttaaagaatattCATTTATGCTATTaatgatgtggtgtgtgtgtgtgtgtgtgtgtgtgtgtgtgtgtgtgtgtgtgtgtgtgtgtgtgtgtgtgtgtgtgtttatttattcgcATTCAAGTATCTATGTTTAACAGAAACTAAATAAAGTAGACAGCAAAAATACCTCAAGTTAATAAGCCGGTcaaatgagtagaaagtcagttcagcaaaacaacaacaacaaaaaacaacaaaaaaaaacgattctaaataccaccaccaccaccaacaacaacagccgtAAGTCACCTTAATACACCATAGATTCCACATGCCTCTATAGTTAATACCAACATACCAGTGCCttacgcaacaacaacaacaacaacaacaacaacaacaacaacaacaacaacaacaacaacaacaattataataataataataataataataataataataataataataataataataatatggataacaaaatgaagaacaagaacaagaagaacaagagcaagaacaagaaaaataagaagacgaagaaaaaaaaagaaaaaaaaactaacaataacagaaacaacaatatccaacagcaacaaaacaaatcatatcgaaaaacaaaaacaaaaaacacacacatagaaaaacaATCCCCAGAACACGTCACAAATAGGAAACGAACAAAACAGAAGTGGGTGACATTCCAACTCCAATCCCTTATAAAACCTTTCCTTAATGACCGGCTGTCGAAcactaataaatacagataagataaagaaaagggcacGTGAGCCTTTCCCCACGACCAGGTGTTGAGCTAATAAATCCTCAGGTAATTCAGGTAACCCTTATCTTCGCTTACACCTGAGACGAACGCAAGAACTTAAGCACCTACGCATGTTATATTCTTACGTCAATGTgtgttgttttgctctctctctctctctctctctctctctctctctctctctctctctctctctctctctctctctctcccaacgttGTCCAGTGTCGCGGTATTTATACATCATTTTtgctattatcctaaaaacgacaCAATCTCAACACTATGACCATATTAGATTATCCAGCCATTTAATTAAATTAATTGAAAGGTATTAAGTAGCTGACATacgagaggaagcgagaagtcttgagagtgtgtggcagatatGTGGGGCGGTGCTGACCCACATAGGCCtacaccggccagtttcaaatcgAAATACTACAGTACCTTTAGGATAaatttactgatagatagaaaggttttaagaaacGTGAGAAATACAGCGCGGTTTGGTGCAAGATGTTCCGGGCTCGAAGATAAATTGTACCAGACCTTTGGCCCGAAGAACCGCCGGTGACCGAGAGAGCCTGCCAGGGTTGAGGAagcctgggggaggggggggggtagaatgggaggccgacgataggggagttacgccgggggggaaaggatggggagaacgaaggatgaggatggggaggccgacgataggggagttacgtcgggggggaaaggatggggagaacgaaggatgaggatggggaggccgacgataggggagtttcGCCGGGGGGaatgatggggagggggaaggatggggagggggaggggtggattCCTCAACAGGAACGAGCTCAGTAGAGGATATCGTGGTCATTATTGTAGATAGCCCTCGTCAGTGTCACAGATTCCGTCGACTGGAACGTGCTCAATACTGTAATCCAAGTCATCTGTATCCTTGGCCTCCTCGACGGGAACGAGTGACGTTTGAAGATTGGGCTCGTCATCTGCAGGACCGACTTCCTCAGATTCATGGGCGGCATGTCCTCCATTTTCAACGTTGGGGATAACCAGCTCTTTaacaaggtcgttattttcttccatgaagatgtccagcgctttcacaaggtcgtcattttcttccatgaagatgtccagcacTTTGAtaaggtcgtcattttcttcacTGGAGAAGGCCAGCGCTTTGACAAagttgtcattttcttccttggagagGGCCACCGCTTTGACAAGGTCGTTAATTTCATCCATGGAAATGGCCAACActtttacaagctcgtcatcttcagccttggggatggccagcgcttttacaagctcgtcatcttcagccttggggaTGTCCAGCGcttacaagctcgtcatcttcagccttgcagatatccagcgcttttacaagttcgtcatcttcagccttgcagatatccagcgcttttacaagttcgtcatcttcagccttgcagatattcagcgcttttacaagttcgtcatcttcagccttgcagatatccagcgcttttacaagttcgtcatcttcagccttgcagatatccagcgcttttacaagctcgtcatcttcagccttgcagatatccagcgcttttacaagctcgtcatcatcagccttgcagatatccagcgcttttacaagtttgtcatcttcagccttgcagatatccagcgcttttacaagctcgtcatcttcagccttgcagatatccagcgcttttacaagttcgtcatcatcagccttggggatggccaacgcttttacaagctcgttatcttcagccttgcagatatcatgCGCTTGtgcaagttcgtcatcttcagccttgcagatatccagcgcttttacaaggtcgtcatcatcagccttgcagatatccagcgcttgtacaagttcgtcatcttcagccttgcagatatccagcgcttgtacaagttcgtcatcttcagccttgcagatatccagcgcttttacaaggtcgtcatcttcagccttgcagatatccagcgcttgtgcaagctcgtcatcttcagccttgcagatatccagcgcttgtacaaggtcgtcatcttcagccttgcagatatccagcgcttgtgcaagctcgtcatcttcagccttgcagatatccagcgcttgtacaaggtcgtcatcttcagccttggggaTGGCCAACGCTTTTACAaattcgtcatcttcagccttgcagatatccagcgcttttacaagttcgatatcttcagccttgcagatatccagcgcttttacaaggtcgtcatcatcagccttggGGATGGCCAACGCATTTACAAGTTcgttatcttcagccttgcagatatccagcgcttgtacaagttcgtcattttcagccttgcagatatccagcgcttgtacaagttcgtaatcttcagccttgcagatatccagcgcttgtacaagttcgttatcttcagccttgcagatatccagtgcttttacaagttcgttatCTTccgccttgcagatatccagcgcttttacaagttcgttatcttcagccttgcagatatccagcgcttttacaagttcgttatcttcagccttgcagatatccagcgcttttacaagctcgtcatcttcagccttgcagatatccagcgcttgtacaaggtcgtcatcttcagccttggggatggccagcgcttttacgagttcgtcatcatcagccttgcagatgtccagcgcttgtacaaggtcgtcatcttcagccttggggatggccagcgcttttacaaggtcgtcatcatcacccttgcagatggccagcgcttttacaaggtcgtcatcttcagccttgaagatggccagcgcttttacaaggtcgtcatcttcagccttgaagatggccagcgcttttacaagttcgtcattcTTTTCCATGAAGATGTTCAGCGTTTTGACAAGGTCGTTAATTTCATCCATGGAGATGGCCAACGCCttaacaaagtcgtcattttctttcttggacatggccagcgctttgaaaaggttgttattttcttccatgaagatgtccagcgcttttacaaggtcgttatttttatccctggaaatggccagcgctttgactaagtcgtcattttcttccttgaacatgtccagcgcttttacaatgtcgttattttcatccttggaaatgtccagcgctctgacaagatcgttattttcagccttggatatggccagcgccttgacaatgtcgatattttcatccttggaaatgtccagcgccttgacaagatcgttattttcagccttgatatgtccagcgctttgacaatgtcgttattttcatccttggaaatgtccagcgctctgacaagatcgttattttcagccttggatatggccagcgccttgacaatttcgttattttcatccttggaaatgtccagcgctctgacaagatcgttattttcatccttggaaatgtccagcgctctgacaagatcgttattttcagccttggatatggccagcaCTTTGATaaggtcgttattttcatccttggaaatgtgacaagatcgttattttcagccttggatatggccagcgccttGGTAATtctgttattttcatccttggaaatgtccagcgctctgacaagatcgttattttcatccttggaaatgtccagcgctatgacaagatcgttattttcagccttgatAAGGGCTTGCACTTTGATAGTCGTtatcatccttggaaatgtccagcgctctgacaagatcgttattttcatccttggaaatgtccagcgctctgacaagatcgttattttcagccttggagatttccagcgctttgataaggtcgatactttcatccttggaaatgtccagcgctctgacaagatcgttattttcagccttggatatggccagcgctttgataaggtcgCTATTTTCTTGCCGGGAGAAAGACACGACTTTTTGCTGCCTGTCAATTTCATTCCTAGCGTTAGACAGATCACTGAGCAGGCCGTGGTTTTCTTCCTGGAATAAGGACACGAATTTTCGGAGCCTGTGAATTATTTTTCCAGCGTTAGACAAGTCACTGAGCAGGACGCTATTTTCGTGTCGCGATAAGTGCAGGTCATTGATCAGgccgctgttttcttcctccagcgCTAATCTttgctgctctttctctctccaagcCGTTTCTTGAGCCAGCACCGCCCTGTGCAGGACGCTGGCTTCATCTATGGCCTGAAGTAGAAGGACGGACAAGAGGGCGTTTTGTCTTTTTAGGTCCTGCAACGCCTGCTGACTCCGCTCTTGTTCGGCCAGCAGATCAGCAATCACCCAGGCCTTGTGGGCCCCGAGCTGTCCCGCCGGGGGTCCTCCCTCCACAGGCCTGGCGGCGCGCAGCCCTTCGGCTGGCGGAGTTGTGGGGCCGAGCCCGGTGTACTCCAGAAGCAGATTGGTGGCCAAGGCCCACCACACCAGTGCCAGAACAACGTCAATTCTCATCGTGGTGATGATAATTGAAATACGTCTGAATGTAAATAAGTGCAGAAGTGAGAGACAACGAGGAAAGCGAAAGTGAGCTGAGCCTGACGGCAACGGCAGCAGGAAAAGAGGGCAGCAGAAGTGtgtcccgcctcttcctcctcatagcCGTGTTACCCAACTTATTAAGGATGGCGAatgcatgacgagagagagagttagtaatTCTGttagttattcattcattcat
This window contains:
- the LOC126994084 gene encoding uncharacterized protein LOC126994084 translates to MFEFIVVLLSSFLLLLVLFTCFLMLIFKRKRRIYVRVVPYTPRAAPMKFPRTPLPQVIPTSELIPRPILRHTSLSNDRKPRSVSWEYGGEPGGGRWDAGNHNPTPQRHYITLDAQPVRHDPGDVYSISQGFDSWGNDMQRPQEPTNALWRDAPWADNNIYEWRR